The window CGCCGAACAATTAAAACGCTATCACAGAAACATCAAACTGCCGGGGGTTGGCCAAGAAGGTCAAATCAAGCTGCTTAATTCCTCGGTGCTGGTGGTGGGAGCCGGAGGGCTGGGTTCCCCGGTGTCCCTTTACCTAGCCGCTGCCGGCATTGGCAGGCTGGGGCTGGCCGATGAGGACAGCGTGGATCTATCCAACCTGCAGAGACAGATCGTGCATGCCACCGGCGACATCGGCCGGTCTAAGGTGGAGTCCGCCCGGGACAAGCTCACCGCCATTAACCCGGATGTTCAAATTGAAATCTATCACCAGCGGATTACCGCAGACAATGTAGATCAGATCCTTAACAGTTATGACTTGGTGGTGGATGCCACCGACAACCTGGAGAGCCGGTATCTGTTAAATAAAGCATGCATTGAGGCCAAGAAACCCTTCATCTATGGAGGCGTTCTTTCTATGGTTGGGCAGGTCATGACGATTTTACCCGGGCAGGGCCCCTGCTTTCGCTGCATCTTCCGGGAAGGCCCGTCGGAAAAGGCGGTAAAATCCACGGCCGATGTAGGAATTCTTGGCGCGGTGGCCGGCACCATCGGTTGCCTGCAAAGCATGGAAGCCATTAAGTGCCTTCTCAACCGGGGGAACCTGCTGGTGGGCAGGATTCTGACCATG is drawn from Desulforamulus ruminis DSM 2154 and contains these coding sequences:
- the mobB gene encoding molybdopterin-guanine dinucleotide biosynthesis protein B, translated to MPLKYWNNRISPIVVSLVGCSNSGKTTLLEKLIQSLKDKGYRVGTVKHHRGAFELDIPGKDTWRHAQAGADVVALATPGGLGIIRKLQQEPSLKDITDYMSGVDIVLVEGIKKGSQPKIEVVRSDISSAPVCSLEDLTAVVTDLPLTLDIPVFDLNKIEQVADFIEDRFLKQEMIPKPVERLTAEQLKRYHRNIKLPGVGQEGQIKLLNSSVLVVGAGGLGSPVSLYLAAAGIGRLGLADEDSVDLSNLQRQIVHATGDIGRSKVESARDKLTAINPDVQIEIYHQRITADNVDQILNSYDLVVDATDNLESRYLLNKACIEAKKPFIYGGVLSMVGQVMTILPGQGPCFRCIFREGPSEKAVKSTADVGILGAVAGTIGCLQSMEAIKCLLNRGNLLVGRILTMDGLSMSFQEVEICRDPECPDCGHLK